The Fundidesulfovibrio putealis DSM 16056 DNA window GACCAAAGATCAAGGCGTGTCCGACATCGCCAACGTGCAGATTGAACCAGAACGGAGTTGAGCCCTGCGTGGTGCAGACCATCAGTGCTGGAGATTTTGGTGGATAGAACGGACAAGGGCAGTGCTTTTCCCCAACCCAGGCGCTGGAAAGAGGAAGAAGGTCGGCAAGGTTGAGCGTGTTGACCAGCGGGCGGCGAATGTTGGCGAACCAGTTGCCAGGGTGAGTGCCAAGCCATGCATCAACGGCATTGATGGTCTCAATGCGGCAGCCGAACCCCATGGCCAGGAGTTCACGGCGCAGTTCCCTGGCCCACTCATGGAGGAACTCACGGTTTTCGTTGAGCAGGACGATGCACGAAGTCATATAGCCTGCGCCGACATACCCTCCTTGCACTTCCGAGAGAGCCTCCTCGGCATCCTCGACCATGGCTGCCGCATCACGGTTCGCCCTGGCATTGGGATTGTTGAAAAGCTTGTCGAAGAACTTGAAGACCCCTTGTTTCCAGCCTTTCCGAAAGGAATCGATTTCCTTCTGGGCATCGAACTGATCCAGGCAGATGAACCTGGTTGAGAAGCGGTATTGCAGCTGAAGGCCATCCAGGACAGACAGCATGGCTGGCCAGCTTTCCTGGGGCAGTCCGTCAATCCCGACCACAGCGATGGACTGGCTTCCAATCTTTGGAGTCAAACCCCCGATCAAATCTTCCGAGCCAAGCACCGCATCCAGGTACATGGGAGTCTGCGGCACACGAACTGGCTGATCGACACCCGTAGTGCAGAGCTGGAGGTGCGAGAGGAGTTCACTCAGGATGGCCTGTCCGCCTTCTTCTTCGACCGTATACTCTTCGAGTCGGCGCAGTCGGAGAACCGAGGCAAGGGCATCCTCGAACTCAAGAAGGGCGTTCAGAAAAGAATTGTAGGCCCGTTCAAGGCTGGAAGCGCTTCCACCGCCTGTCTTGGTCGCGGAAGAGAGCTTTTCGACTCCAAGATTGGGCTTGAAGGACAGGATGACGACGATCCTGGTGCGGCAAACGTCGCCGTTGAAATAGGCCCGACGCTCCTCGTCTATCAGCTGGGTGACGGGATCGGGGAAATGGCTGTCTTCTCGGGGTGCGTACGCTTGGTATCGGCTGCGGACGGCATCCACATGGAGCATCCAGCCAGAGCCGAGCAGCTTCACGGCATTGTTGAACTGTGCTGAGACGAAGGCCAACTCGTCAGCCGTGCTGGAAGCCGTGTCCTGCCCTTCTGCCGAGAATCCCGCCAGGAATGTGCCGTCCTTGCACAGAACGACGCCTGGTGCGATCAGCGCCGCATAAGGCAACAGATCAGACAGGCCACGCGCGCGGGAGCGGAAGTTGCGCAACTCGAGCATCAGGATTTTCTCCAGATGCCGGACTTGGCCGGGTAGAACAGTTGCTGCTTATGGTGGCGCAGCCAGACGCGGACCATCAGAGGATCGGCTTTGGCCATCCGTCTGGCGACGAGCATTGCGCTGAAGTAGAACAGGACAGCCGTGATGCCCGCCACCCACGTCATGCCGCCGAAGCCCACCACAAAGGAGATCAATCCGATGGACAACGCCAGCTCCCGTTCGGCCCCCATGATGTGGTTATGCCGATGGAGCGATCTACGAATGGGCAGAGTCCTCACAGCACTGCTCCAGAGAACGAGAAGATGCTGTCAACGATGCCCGTGGCGAAGGCAATGAAGCAAATGGCGAAGACGACGTTCAAAAGCAGTTTGACGCCGCCTGCGATGTCCTCCTTGTTGAAGATGTAGACCAAGCCGACAATGGCCATGCCAGCAATGGCGATCCATCGCCCGGCAGGGCCGGTGATTGTGCCCACCACCTTTTCAAGCGGCGATGAAAATTCCGTTATCCCCCCAGAAGCCATAGCTTCGGGGCAGAACGTCAGAAACAGCGTTACGAATCCGATAGAGAAATATGCAGCACGACGCATTATGCGGCCTCCCCTTGTGAAATGTACTTTTGATACCATTTCTGACCGTTGGATTTTTCTTTCTTGTTGAAGATGTACTCCAATGAGTAAGAGTGCCTTTCGTGGTCGTAGCCATGCACAAGGGCCACTTGCGATATCTGACGTCCACGAGGCGTCTTTTCTATGAATACGATGATGTTGATGGCCCGACTGATCAGGCGGTGCATCGGAGAGGTTAAGCGTTCGGCTACCAGGTCTTCGAGCCTGCCCAGGGCGTCGACGGCGCTGTCCGCGTGAAGGGTGGCCAATCCGCCGGGGTGGCCGGTATTCCATGCCTTGAGGAGGTCGAGAGCCGCCCCATCGCGAACTTCGCCGACGATGATCCTGTCCGGTCGGTAACGCATGGTCACGGTGGTCAGGCGCTGCATGTTCACGTTGTCCGAGGTACGGAACACCACGCGGTTCAAGCTGGCCACCTGGAGTTCGCTGACGTCCTCCATGGCCACGACCCTCTCGTCAGGGCAAAGCCGTGAAAGTGCTTCGATGAGGGCGTTGACAAATGTGGTCTTCCCGGAGCCTGTACCGCCGACAACCAGGATGTTGCACCTGCGGCGGATTGCCTCATGCAGAAAGTCCAGGCATTCACTGTCCAGAATGCCTTTCTCCACGTAGGATTCGAGCGGAAAGACTGTGGCGGGCTTCTTGCGGATCGTGAAGGAAGGGCCGCGAGCAATGGGAGAATCCGTACCCTCGAACCTGCTGCCATCGAGAGGCAGCTCTCCTTCCACGATGGGGTTCTCCCTGGTGATGGTGGTTCCCAGTGCCGAAGCGACCAAGGAAACGACCCGACGTCCTTGGTCGGCAGTCAGGCTGCCCATCTGGCTCATGGGTTCCCCAAACCGCTCAATCCACAAAGAACCGTCCGGGTTCAGCATGATTTCCTGAACATCTGGATCGCGAAGGGCATCCATGACGACAGGTCCCATGGCCTGCTCCAGGTTCCGGTTCAGGCGGTCCAACATCACAAAAGCCCTCGGTAGACGAACACGGCCACGTTGACGGTGGCCGAGATCGCGACGATGACCGCCAGCCAAGTCATGTTGTTCTGGAAGGAGGCCATGGCCTTCCGATGCCCATGGAGGTGCTCCTGGATGACCCCAATGGAAGAGGCGGAGAGCCCCTTGGTGACGGTTTCAGCGGCCTGCCTGGCGGCGTCCAGATGTTGAGCGCCAGCCTCGGTCAAGAAGGTGGTCAACGCTTCATTGTGATTCTTGAGGAGATTCTCGTACTCACCCAAGAAGGCGTTGTTGAGCGTGACCATCATGAGCAGAGGATCATCTTTGCCCACGGAGGTTCCATGCTCTTTGATCAGCATGGTGCGGACTTCCTCAAGACTGAGGCCGACGCCCTCAGAAGGGGCAGGGGCTTCCCTGGGGGCTTCGCCGCTCATGCGATCTCCAGCAGGTTGGCCTTGTCCAATTCTGCTACGACGGCTTCCCAGTATTTCCCAAGCCGATGACGGGTCATGATCGAAAGACTGGAATGGATGGCCGCATCAAATGACTGCTTACGCGCTAGATGATCTACAAGGTCTTTTCCGTATGTAGCGTAGCTGAGGTGAGGCAACTCGATAACGGAGTGGAATTGCGAAGAATGGTTTTTGTACGCCAAGAAGTCATAGAAACCATGACCATTGGATTGAATATAGCCATCTTTCGGATTGAGCCACACGACAATTGGAATGTCTGTGAAGTTTGTTGCGAGGGTGACAAGCCCATCAATCGTATCTTGAAGCGCAGGTCCACCGTTGATCACCGTGTGAATCACAAGTGATACATTGTTGGCGCGGATTACTTCGTCAATCACACCGCCTTCATGTAGGTACTTTGATGCTGGTTTAAATGTAGACGAGCCAGAGTCAACTACAACATGACTGCCATCGCCCATCGCTACAGAACGCTCGACAACAAGATCAAACGCACGAGGCTCGATTTCGTCCCTGACCATCAATGGAAGAATTTCGACATTGAACTCCTTATACCCTCCAAACGTTGGATTGATTGGATCTGTGTCTATCCCGTAAACTTTTGCGTTCTTGAGCGAGAAATACTGGAACAGAATGTATGCGGCGAAAGACTTTCCAACTCCGCCCTTTCCCTGGAGAATCCAATGTAGCCAGCGCATGCTTATCACCTCTAGATCAGCTTAGTGTTTGAGACGGTCTGAAACTGTTTATTATCGCCACCACGGCTTGTGTCAGTATGCTTTTTCCCCCTGCCAGGAGTTGGCCTTGATACAATATTGTCTGCATCAGGAATCATTCTGTACACAGCGCGGAGGAATGTTCTATATCCATACAAATTTGATATTCTCTTTTTCTCGGTAAGAAGCTTCCATATCGCCAATGCGCTGAATCCATCTTTGATCCATCTTGTGATTTCTTCCTTGAGAGCTGCCACTTCCGTAAAAGCAAGGCCACGCTTGCTCACATACTTCGATGGAGTTTCATCAAATTGGTTTTTGGATTTCATAGAGCACCTTTAGGAGTTCATTTGTAGGTCGCCGTTTGAAGATTCTTCGGCGCTTTGGGCATCCGGTGAGAATGCAACTAGTTGGCAGTAGCGCCGGAAGTAACCTTCAATGGCACCGGTTCCTGAGTCCTCCAGCTTGGCTGCCTCTACGGCGCATGTAAGGACCTGGACGCGGATGGCCGGAGGGAGATTGCAAGCCTCTTCGGGGAGGCCTAGAGGGGGCGTTGCGGGCGAAAGGATCTTCTCCGGCGGAGCCTCGTAACGGCCTGTGCGGCGAATCGTTGGCAGGACTTCGGCAGTGACCCATTTGCGGAAAGACCGGGCCTGAGGTTTGCGGCTGCGGAAAACCAAGGAGTACAAGCCGGACTCGGAGATAGTCAGAACCTTCTGCTGTCCGCCAAGGGTGTCGGTAGTAGCGACCCCCTTTTCGTCTTCATCCAGTGCGCTGACGGCATCCCTGGGATTGGCTAATCCCAGAACCTTGCAAACGTCATTGGCCACGAACCAAGGATTTCCCTGTCCGTCCGCCGTGGCCCGGACCAAGGAGTCCTCGAAAGCGAATGGGATAAGGCTGTCGGGTGCAGACGCTTCCCTTTCCTCCGAAAGACCTGGAAGCACTGCCCTGGCGTCACTTTCGAGGAGAATTACTCTTTCGTTCGTGTCTGAAATCACTCTTTCCACCGCCCGCAGAAATGTTCTGTATCCGTAAGTTCCTGAAATCTGCTTTTTCGCTGCAAGGAGCTTGTAGATGGACATCACGTTGAATCCATCTCGTAGCCACTCTTCTATGCTGTCTTTCAACGCGGACACCTCGATGTAGGCACGTCCGCGCCGAGTTAAATACTTTGCTGGTGAGTCTGATTTCATTGGCTGGTCACGCTGTTGACGAACGAACTCCCGTTTGGAGGCCATTGAGCCACCAAAGGAAGTTGATTGACGCGGTTCGCGCTGACCCGAGGACTTCCTCAAGAGTAGGAAGTTTCCCCTTTGAAAACAGATAGTTCCAAAGGCCCTTGGCTCTGATGGCCTCAGCTTTGGTCATCTGGCCAGGCCAGGCGGCCATCGCCTCCTGGAAGACGTCATGGACATGGCTCGGAGTGTGCTGTGTGGATTGTCCGCCGGAGTTGAGAGTCCCGATGCGCACTGGGGGCAGCTTCCCGCCAATCTCTTCCATTTGGCGTTCTGCCTTTGACGGGCTTTCGCAGGAGGTGTCAGGGTCACCGCAAGTGGCACTTTCCTGCGGGAGTTCGTCTTCCCAGCGCCTGTCTTTCAACCAGGTGGCCAGGAAAGGAATGAAGCCTCGCTTCCAGCGTGGATTTCGCGCTAGGTTTTCCTTGATGCTTTCGAGGATCTTTGCCAGCTGCGGGCGATCATCGGAGCGCCAGAGGTGGTGCCACAGGCGGAGGGCGGATTTGCGGGCCTCACGGACAGGCCAGACATCCCAGACTTGCTGGAAGGCCGCGTCAGCTTCCTGGTGGTTCAGAAGCTGCGGGGGGTAGGGGGGTCTTTCTTGTCTTTCTTTAATATTAATTCCTTGCGCACTTTTTTCGCGTACCCCCAGGTCCCTGATGTTCTCACTGGCGGATGTAGCCGCAGAAGTTGCGCGTGTGGGCTGGGTGGCAGCGGGCGCGGTGGCGTGGGCGTGTCCTCGGTCTTCCTTGC harbors:
- a CDS encoding VirB4 family type IV secretion/conjugal transfer ATPase, producing the protein MLELRNFRSRARGLSDLLPYAALIAPGVVLCKDGTFLAGFSAEGQDTASSTADELAFVSAQFNNAVKLLGSGWMLHVDAVRSRYQAYAPREDSHFPDPVTQLIDEERRAYFNGDVCRTRIVVILSFKPNLGVEKLSSATKTGGGSASSLERAYNSFLNALLEFEDALASVLRLRRLEEYTVEEEGGQAILSELLSHLQLCTTGVDQPVRVPQTPMYLDAVLGSEDLIGGLTPKIGSQSIAVVGIDGLPQESWPAMLSVLDGLQLQYRFSTRFICLDQFDAQKEIDSFRKGWKQGVFKFFDKLFNNPNARANRDAAAMVEDAEEALSEVQGGYVGAGYMTSCIVLLNENREFLHEWARELRRELLAMGFGCRIETINAVDAWLGTHPGNWFANIRRPLVNTLNLADLLPLSSAWVGEKHCPCPFYPPKSPALMVCTTQGSTPFWFNLHVGDVGHALIFGPIGAGKSTLLALIAAQFRRYENAQVFAFDKGMSLFPLCAAVGGTHHELGRGTNLAFAPLRNIDDPSEQAWAEEWIATLVELQGLAVGPGYRKAIHGAMNLLRSNPREMRSLTDFVNMLQEPRVAEALLHYTRQGAMGQLLDAETDNLGMERFMVFEIEELMNLGDKNLIPVLLYIFHEIERALKGQPTLILLDEAWLMLGHAVFRAKVREWLKVMRKANCSVVLATQSLSDAKNSGILDVLVESCHTKAFLPNITARQEVQAELYRNMGLNSRQIEIIASATPKRDYYVVTPKGRRLMQLALQLKSLSFLGVSDKESVSRIKELQSVHGEHWTDEWLKERTGGHAA
- the trbD gene encoding conjugal transfer protein TrbD; translation: MGAERELALSIGLISFVVGFGGMTWVAGITAVLFYFSAMLVARRMAKADPLMVRVWLRHHKQQLFYPAKSGIWRKS
- a CDS encoding TrbC/VirB2 family protein, translating into MRRAAYFSIGFVTLFLTFCPEAMASGGITEFSSPLEKVVGTITGPAGRWIAIAGMAIVGLVYIFNKEDIAGGVKLLLNVVFAICFIAFATGIVDSIFSFSGAVL
- the trbB gene encoding P-type conjugative transfer ATPase TrbB, which gives rise to MGPVVMDALRDPDVQEIMLNPDGSLWIERFGEPMSQMGSLTADQGRRVVSLVASALGTTITRENPIVEGELPLDGSRFEGTDSPIARGPSFTIRKKPATVFPLESYVEKGILDSECLDFLHEAIRRRCNILVVGGTGSGKTTFVNALIEALSRLCPDERVVAMEDVSELQVASLNRVVFRTSDNVNMQRLTTVTMRYRPDRIIVGEVRDGAALDLLKAWNTGHPGGLATLHADSAVDALGRLEDLVAERLTSPMHRLISRAINIIVFIEKTPRGRQISQVALVHGYDHERHSYSLEYIFNKKEKSNGQKWYQKYISQGEAA
- a CDS encoding nucleotide-binding protein; protein product: MRWLHWILQGKGGVGKSFAAYILFQYFSLKNAKVYGIDTDPINPTFGGYKEFNVEILPLMVRDEIEPRAFDLVVERSVAMGDGSHVVVDSGSSTFKPASKYLHEGGVIDEVIRANNVSLVIHTVINGGPALQDTIDGLVTLATNFTDIPIVVWLNPKDGYIQSNGHGFYDFLAYKNHSSQFHSVIELPHLSYATYGKDLVDHLARKQSFDAAIHSSLSIMTRHRLGKYWEAVVAELDKANLLEIA
- a CDS encoding TraK family protein; the encoded protein is MKSKNQFDETPSKYVSKRGLAFTEVAALKEEITRWIKDGFSALAIWKLLTEKKRISNLYGYRTFLRAVYRMIPDADNIVSRPTPGRGKKHTDTSRGGDNKQFQTVSNTKLI
- a CDS encoding TraK family protein; this encodes MASKREFVRQQRDQPMKSDSPAKYLTRRGRAYIEVSALKDSIEEWLRDGFNVMSIYKLLAAKKQISGTYGYRTFLRAVERVISDTNERVILLESDARAVLPGLSEEREASAPDSLIPFAFEDSLVRATADGQGNPWFVANDVCKVLGLANPRDAVSALDEDEKGVATTDTLGGQQKVLTISESGLYSLVFRSRKPQARSFRKWVTAEVLPTIRRTGRYEAPPEKILSPATPPLGLPEEACNLPPAIRVQVLTCAVEAAKLEDSGTGAIEGYFRRYCQLVAFSPDAQSAEESSNGDLQMNS
- a CDS encoding helix-turn-helix domain-containing protein, translating into MMRTISGNFAKRGKIVPDFIMNEPGLTLGSRVLYGTLCNSAGEKDHCWPSQAYLAKSINQSIRSVQNHLKELSKAGFIQVGKRPLRGNLYHLLMHPAVRCKEDRGHAHATAPAATQPTRATSAATSASENIRDLGVREKSAQGINIKERQERPPYPPQLLNHQEADAAFQQVWDVWPVREARKSALRLWHHLWRSDDRPQLAKILESIKENLARNPRWKRGFIPFLATWLKDRRWEDELPQESATCGDPDTSCESPSKAERQMEEIGGKLPPVRIGTLNSGGQSTQHTPSHVHDVFQEAMAAWPGQMTKAEAIRAKGLWNYLFSKGKLPTLEEVLGSARTASINFLWWLNGLQTGVRSSTA